In Piliocolobus tephrosceles isolate RC106 chromosome 6, ASM277652v3, whole genome shotgun sequence, the following are encoded in one genomic region:
- the C2CD4A gene encoding C2 calcium-dependent domain-containing protein 4A: MWCLERLRFGPECLRRSGDRLLSGPARRAKSRTTAACANVLTPDRIPEFCIPPRLVPRLALAAFRNSWVEEAEMDEGAGRTDWDPRSQAALSLPHLPRVRTAYGFCVLLESPHTRRKESLLLGDAPAPRPRAHTYGVGDGPDALLGTLSFPRAQGPATPAAPGGPRPPQDALAPRPRGCRLLRVPDGLLSRALRARRSRPLARARSVSSGNEDEERRAGSQSPARAPSASPPSSRLPFPERLEAEGTVALGRAGDALRLAAEYCPGTGRLRLRLLRAEGLAGGAPGSRAIRCRLSLVLRPPGTARRQCSIEVGRSHKASFDQDFCFDGLSEDEVRRLAIRVKAWDEGRGRERGRLLGQGELSLGALLLL; the protein is encoded by the coding sequence ATGTGGTGCCTGGAGCGACTCCGCTTCGGTCCAGAGTGCCTTCGGCGGAGCGGAGACAGGCTTCTCTCGGGTCCGGCGCGCAGAGCCAAGTCTCGTACCACCGCCGCGTGCGCAAACGTGCTCACTCCGGACCGCATCCCCGAGTTCTGCATCCCACCGCGGCTCGTGCCCCGCCTGGCCTTGGCTGCATTCCGGAATTCTTGGGTCGAAGAAGCAGAGATGGACGAGGGCGCCGGCCGCACGGACTGGGACCCACGCTCGCAGGCCGCGTTGTCGCTGCCGCACCTGCCCCGTGTACGCACCGCCTATGGCTTCTGCGTGCTACTCGAGAGCCCGCACACGCGCCGCAAGGAGTCGCTCCTGCTTGGGGACGCGCCCGCGCCCCGACCCCGGGCCCACACCTACGGCGTCGGCGACGGCCCGGATGCCCTCCTGGGGACCCTGAGCTTCCCGCGAGCTCAGGGCCCGGCCACCCCCGCGGCCCCCGGCGGTCCCCGCCCGCCCCAAGACGCGCTCGCCCCGCGGCCCCGCGGCTGCCGCCTCTTGCGTGTCCCCGACGGGCTGCTGAGCCGCGCGCTGCGGGCCAGGAGGAGTCGCCCGCTGGCCCGCGCCCGCTCCGTCTCCAGCGGGAACGAGGACGAGGAGCGCCGCGCGGGCTCCCAGTCCCCGGCCCGGGCCCCCTCCGCGAGCCCGCCTTCGTCCCGGCTTCCGTTTCCCGAGCGCCTGGAGGCCGAAGGTACCGTGGCTCTGGGACGCGCCGGCGACGCCCTGCGCCTGGCCGCCGAGTACTGTCCGGGAACCGGTCGCCTCCGTCTCCGGCTGCTCCGCGCCGAGGGCCTGGCGGGAGGCGCCCCCGGGTCCCGCGCCATCCGCTGCCGCCTCAGCCTCGTCCTGCGGCCGCCGGGCACCGCGCGTCGGCAATGCAGCATTGAGGTGGGGCGCAGCCACAAGGCCTCTTTTGACCAGGACTTCTGCTTCGACGGCCTCTCGGAGGACGAGGTGCGCCGCCTGGCTATTCGCGTCAAGGCCTGGGACGAGGGCCGCGGCCGGGAGCGGGGCCGCCTGCTAGGCCAGGGTGAGCTGTCCCTGGGCGCCCTCCTGCTGCTCTGA